A genomic region of Rhipicephalus sanguineus isolate Rsan-2018 chromosome 3, BIME_Rsan_1.4, whole genome shotgun sequence contains the following coding sequences:
- the LOC119388421 gene encoding uncharacterized protein LOC119388421, with the protein MNWLVFRDIRTKEERPREIFEDIISSIKAAVHKATKEIETSAELAVPAIDPTLLHSLEAINTLSGRWKKPKLSRRLRTKISELNKEIETHAKKLAAQQWDEVCKEADGTMRKGSKWSLLKNQLTDSNKPSKSSARLEIGRLMHMHTNDGDDPYTFADKLADIYIPLENKSILWDNSRSEYQGFLQSALDRPFEFAEIVHALWDFNGRWEPGPDGITNKLLRNLDNAAIEVITWAWSDGKVPEEWRTAKVVFIPKRGKFLQIESLRTLSHTSCLGKVAEHDIHNRISEHIGDEGLFRHSMVGFRKSLSTQDTMLLIKSAVIDSTFLDIKVILALDLTKTFDTLTQEHIQNESFNLSLGETFHTLV; encoded by the coding sequence ATGAACTGGCTTGTGTTTCGCGATATACGGACCAAAGAAGAGCGGCCCCGGGAAATATTCGAAGACATCATTAGTAGTATCAAGGCAGCGGTCCACAAGGCCACCAAAGAGATAGAGACCTCTGCGGAACTGGCGGTACCTGCAATAGACCCTACACTACTCCATTCTCTGGAGGCCATAAACACCCTCAGTGGCAGGTGGAAGAAACCAAAGCTGAGCAGGCGGCTCAGAACCAAGATATCCGAACTCAACAAGGAGATCGAAACGCATGCCaagaagctcgccgcgcagcagTGGGATGAGGTATGCAAGGAAGCAGATGGGACAATGCGCAAAGGCAGCAAGTGGAGTCTACTCAAGAATCAGCTTACTGACAGCAACAAACCATCCAAAAGCAGCGCCAGGTTGGAAATTGGAAGGCTTATGCACATGCACACCAATGACGGCGACGACCCGTATACCTTCGCTGACAAATTAGCGGATATTTACATCCCGCTTGAGAACAAGTCCATTTTGTGGGACAACTCAAGGTCCGAATACCAAGGATTTCTGCAGTCAGCCTTGGATAGACCTTTCGAGTTTGCGGAGATTGTTCATGCCTTGTGGGACTTCAACGGACGATGGGAACCCGGCCCAGACGGAATTACCAACAAGCTCCTTAGAAATCTGGACAACGCAGCGATAGAAGTCATTACATGGGCGTGGTCCGATGGCAAAGTCCCCGAGGAGTGGAGAACAGCGAAGGTCGTATTCATACCCAAACGGGGAAAGTTCCTTCAAATAGAGAGCTTGCGAACATTATCGCACACGTCATGCCTCGGGAAAGTAGCTGAACATGACATTCATAACCGTATTAGCGAGCATATTGGGGACGAAGGCCTCTTTCGTCACAGCATGGTGGGCTTCCGGAAATCTTTGTCCACACAAGACACTATGCTCCTCATTAAGAGTGCCGTAATTGACAGCACGTTCCTGGACATCAAAGTAATACTAGCGCTCGACCTGACAAAGACCTTTGACACGCTCACGCAGGAGCATATTCAAAATGAAAGTTTTAACTTGAGCCTTGGCGAAACGTTTCACACCTTAGTCTAG